One window of the Grus americana isolate bGruAme1 chromosome 13, bGruAme1.mat, whole genome shotgun sequence genome contains the following:
- the LOC129212407 gene encoding hepatocyte nuclear factor 4-beta-like isoform X4, protein MKLCQSIMDMDMPDYVDSLDSSYTMLEFDNLRVLPNNTEAIAAESANTNLLTNGISSLCSICGDRATGKHYGASSCDGCKGFFRRSVRKNHVYSCRFSRQCVIDKDKRNQCRYCRLKKCFRAGMKKEAVQNERDRISIRRSSYEDNGSLSINVLAQAEAMAQQYSSLSPVHSVDIAMKKVATINDVCESMKQQLLVLVEWAKYIPAFCELPLDDQVALLRAHAGEHLLLGVAKRSIPYTDFLLLGNDFIIPMHCPELEIARVATRILDELVKPLRDIQIDDNEYACLKAIIFFDPDCKGLSEPGKVKNMRFQVQVNLEDYINDRQYDSRGRFSDILLLLPPLQSITWQMIEQVQFVKLFGVARIDSLLQEMLLGGTTIDLQYQSGPPNLNLEPLPGHVLPSNMSSVIHTAPDQAKHSNPLHVAGSVGHTLSRP, encoded by the exons ATGAAGCTTTGTCAGTCCATCATGGACATGGATATGCCAGATTATGTTGACTCCTTGGACTCCTCTTATACCATGCTGGAATTTGACAACCTTCGGGTGCTCCCCAATAACACCG AGGCCATCGCAGCCGAATCGGCAAACACCAACCTGCTCACCAACGGCATCAGCTCCCTCTGCTCCATCTGTGGGGACCGGGCGACCGGCAAACACTATGGGGCATCCAGCTGCGATGGCTGCAAAGGCTTCTTCAGGAGGAGCGTCCGCAAGAACCATGTCTATTCCTGCAG GTTCAGCCGACAGTGTGTGATAGACAAAGACAAGAGGAACCAGTGCAGGTACTGCAGGCTGAAGAAGTGCTTCAGAGCTGGCATGAAGAAAGAAG CCGTGCAGAACGAGCGTGACAGGATCAGCATTCGCAGGAGCAGCTACGAGGACAACGGCTCGCTCTCCATCAACGTGCTCGCTCAGGCCGAGGCCATGGCACAGCAG TATTCATCGCTGAGCCCGGTGCACAGCGTGGACATTGCAATGAAGAAAGTTGCAACCATCAACGATGTGTGTGAATCCATGAAACAGCAGCTTCTGGTGCTGGTTGAATGGGCAAAATACATCCCGGCGTTTTGTGAGCTCCCGCTTGACGACCAG GTTGCCTTGCTCAGAGCCCATGCAGGGGAACACCTGCTGCTCGGGGTAGCCAAGCGGTCCATACCATACACCGATTTTCTGTTATTAG GGAATGACTTCATCATCCCAATGCACTGCCCAGAACTGGAAATCGCTCGTGTGGCCACCAGAATCTTGGATGAATTGGTGAAGCCCTTGAGGGACATCCAGATCGATGACAATGAGTACGCTTGCCTTAAAGCCATCATCTTCTTTGATCCAG ACTGCAAAGGCCTGAGTGAGCCTGGGAAGGTGAAGAACATGCGCTTCCAGGTCCAAGTCAACCTGGAGGACTACATCAATGATCGCCAGTACGACTCCCGAGGCCGGTTCAGCGacatcctcctcctgctgcccccgCTGCAGAGCATCACCTGGCAGATGATAGAGCAGGTCCAGTTCGTGAAGCTCTTTGGTGTGGCCAGGATTGACAGCTtgctgcaggagatgctgctTGGAG GAACCACCATTGATCTCCAGTACCAGTCAGGACCTCCCAACCTCAACCTGGAACCGCTGCCAGGACACGTCCTCCCAAGCAACATGAGCTCTGTGATTCACACCGCTCCAGACC AGGCAAAGCACAGCAACCCCCTGCACGTAGCTGGATCTGTCGGTCACACTCTTTCCCGTCCATGA
- the LOC129212407 gene encoding hepatocyte nuclear factor 4-beta-like isoform X1, with product MKLCQSIMDMDMPDYVDSLDSSYTMLEFDNLRVLPNNTEVSNGPCSLPAEAIAAESANTNLLTNGISSLCSICGDRATGKHYGASSCDGCKGFFRRSVRKNHVYSCRFSRQCVIDKDKRNQCRYCRLKKCFRAGMKKEAVQNERDRISIRRSSYEDNGSLSINVLAQAEAMAQQYSSLSPVHSVDIAMKKVATINDVCESMKQQLLVLVEWAKYIPAFCELPLDDQVALLRAHAGEHLLLGVAKRSIPYTDFLLLGNDFIIPMHCPELEIARVATRILDELVKPLRDIQIDDNEYACLKAIIFFDPDCKGLSEPGKVKNMRFQVQVNLEDYINDRQYDSRGRFSDILLLLPPLQSITWQMIEQVQFVKLFGVARIDSLLQEMLLGGTTIDLQYQSGPPNLNLEPLPGHVLPSNMSSVIHTAPDPSPETSLPSPSTSTGSEDYKLGSSAGPNAVAQLLPQTVIPKQEIL from the exons ATGAAGCTTTGTCAGTCCATCATGGACATGGATATGCCAGATTATGTTGACTCCTTGGACTCCTCTTATACCATGCTGGAATTTGACAACCTTCGGGTGCTCCCCAATAACACCG AGGTGTCTAACGGTCCCTGTTCTCTGCCGGCAGAGGCCATCGCAGCCGAATCGGCAAACACCAACCTGCTCACCAACGGCATCAGCTCCCTCTGCTCCATCTGTGGGGACCGGGCGACCGGCAAACACTATGGGGCATCCAGCTGCGATGGCTGCAAAGGCTTCTTCAGGAGGAGCGTCCGCAAGAACCATGTCTATTCCTGCAG GTTCAGCCGACAGTGTGTGATAGACAAAGACAAGAGGAACCAGTGCAGGTACTGCAGGCTGAAGAAGTGCTTCAGAGCTGGCATGAAGAAAGAAG CCGTGCAGAACGAGCGTGACAGGATCAGCATTCGCAGGAGCAGCTACGAGGACAACGGCTCGCTCTCCATCAACGTGCTCGCTCAGGCCGAGGCCATGGCACAGCAG TATTCATCGCTGAGCCCGGTGCACAGCGTGGACATTGCAATGAAGAAAGTTGCAACCATCAACGATGTGTGTGAATCCATGAAACAGCAGCTTCTGGTGCTGGTTGAATGGGCAAAATACATCCCGGCGTTTTGTGAGCTCCCGCTTGACGACCAG GTTGCCTTGCTCAGAGCCCATGCAGGGGAACACCTGCTGCTCGGGGTAGCCAAGCGGTCCATACCATACACCGATTTTCTGTTATTAG GGAATGACTTCATCATCCCAATGCACTGCCCAGAACTGGAAATCGCTCGTGTGGCCACCAGAATCTTGGATGAATTGGTGAAGCCCTTGAGGGACATCCAGATCGATGACAATGAGTACGCTTGCCTTAAAGCCATCATCTTCTTTGATCCAG ACTGCAAAGGCCTGAGTGAGCCTGGGAAGGTGAAGAACATGCGCTTCCAGGTCCAAGTCAACCTGGAGGACTACATCAATGATCGCCAGTACGACTCCCGAGGCCGGTTCAGCGacatcctcctcctgctgcccccgCTGCAGAGCATCACCTGGCAGATGATAGAGCAGGTCCAGTTCGTGAAGCTCTTTGGTGTGGCCAGGATTGACAGCTtgctgcaggagatgctgctTGGAG GAACCACCATTGATCTCCAGTACCAGTCAGGACCTCCCAACCTCAACCTGGAACCGCTGCCAGGACACGTCCTCCCAAGCAACATGAGCTCTGTGATTCACACCGCTCCAGACC CATCTCCTGAAACATCCCTTCCATCTCCTTCTACAAGCACAGGCAGTGAAGACTATAAACTAGGCTCTAGCGCAGGACCCAACGCCGTAGCGCAGCTCTTGCCTCAGACAGTGATACCCAAGCAGGAGATCTTATAG
- the LOC129212407 gene encoding hepatocyte nuclear factor 4-beta-like isoform X3 has product MKLCQSIMDMDMPDYVDSLDSSYTMLEFDNLRVLPNNTEVSNGPCSLPAEAIAAESANTNLLTNGISSLCSICGDRATGKHYGASSCDGCKGFFRRSVRKNHVYSCRFSRQCVIDKDKRNQCRYCRLKKCFRAGMKKEAVQNERDRISIRRSSYEDNGSLSINVLAQAEAMAQQYSSLSPVHSVDIAMKKVATINDVCESMKQQLLVLVEWAKYIPAFCELPLDDQVALLRAHAGEHLLLGVAKRSIPYTDFLLLGNDFIIPMHCPELEIARVATRILDELVKPLRDIQIDDNEYACLKAIIFFDPDCKGLSEPGKVKNMRFQVQVNLEDYINDRQYDSRGRFSDILLLLPPLQSITWQMIEQVQFVKLFGVARIDSLLQEMLLGGTTIDLQYQSGPPNLNLEPLPGHVLPSNMSSVIHTAPDQAKHSNPLHVAGSVGHTLSRP; this is encoded by the exons ATGAAGCTTTGTCAGTCCATCATGGACATGGATATGCCAGATTATGTTGACTCCTTGGACTCCTCTTATACCATGCTGGAATTTGACAACCTTCGGGTGCTCCCCAATAACACCG AGGTGTCTAACGGTCCCTGTTCTCTGCCGGCAGAGGCCATCGCAGCCGAATCGGCAAACACCAACCTGCTCACCAACGGCATCAGCTCCCTCTGCTCCATCTGTGGGGACCGGGCGACCGGCAAACACTATGGGGCATCCAGCTGCGATGGCTGCAAAGGCTTCTTCAGGAGGAGCGTCCGCAAGAACCATGTCTATTCCTGCAG GTTCAGCCGACAGTGTGTGATAGACAAAGACAAGAGGAACCAGTGCAGGTACTGCAGGCTGAAGAAGTGCTTCAGAGCTGGCATGAAGAAAGAAG CCGTGCAGAACGAGCGTGACAGGATCAGCATTCGCAGGAGCAGCTACGAGGACAACGGCTCGCTCTCCATCAACGTGCTCGCTCAGGCCGAGGCCATGGCACAGCAG TATTCATCGCTGAGCCCGGTGCACAGCGTGGACATTGCAATGAAGAAAGTTGCAACCATCAACGATGTGTGTGAATCCATGAAACAGCAGCTTCTGGTGCTGGTTGAATGGGCAAAATACATCCCGGCGTTTTGTGAGCTCCCGCTTGACGACCAG GTTGCCTTGCTCAGAGCCCATGCAGGGGAACACCTGCTGCTCGGGGTAGCCAAGCGGTCCATACCATACACCGATTTTCTGTTATTAG GGAATGACTTCATCATCCCAATGCACTGCCCAGAACTGGAAATCGCTCGTGTGGCCACCAGAATCTTGGATGAATTGGTGAAGCCCTTGAGGGACATCCAGATCGATGACAATGAGTACGCTTGCCTTAAAGCCATCATCTTCTTTGATCCAG ACTGCAAAGGCCTGAGTGAGCCTGGGAAGGTGAAGAACATGCGCTTCCAGGTCCAAGTCAACCTGGAGGACTACATCAATGATCGCCAGTACGACTCCCGAGGCCGGTTCAGCGacatcctcctcctgctgcccccgCTGCAGAGCATCACCTGGCAGATGATAGAGCAGGTCCAGTTCGTGAAGCTCTTTGGTGTGGCCAGGATTGACAGCTtgctgcaggagatgctgctTGGAG GAACCACCATTGATCTCCAGTACCAGTCAGGACCTCCCAACCTCAACCTGGAACCGCTGCCAGGACACGTCCTCCCAAGCAACATGAGCTCTGTGATTCACACCGCTCCAGACC AGGCAAAGCACAGCAACCCCCTGCACGTAGCTGGATCTGTCGGTCACACTCTTTCCCGTCCATGA
- the LOC129212407 gene encoding hepatocyte nuclear factor 4-beta-like isoform X2, with product MKLCQSIMDMDMPDYVDSLDSSYTMLEFDNLRVLPNNTEAIAAESANTNLLTNGISSLCSICGDRATGKHYGASSCDGCKGFFRRSVRKNHVYSCRFSRQCVIDKDKRNQCRYCRLKKCFRAGMKKEAVQNERDRISIRRSSYEDNGSLSINVLAQAEAMAQQYSSLSPVHSVDIAMKKVATINDVCESMKQQLLVLVEWAKYIPAFCELPLDDQVALLRAHAGEHLLLGVAKRSIPYTDFLLLGNDFIIPMHCPELEIARVATRILDELVKPLRDIQIDDNEYACLKAIIFFDPDCKGLSEPGKVKNMRFQVQVNLEDYINDRQYDSRGRFSDILLLLPPLQSITWQMIEQVQFVKLFGVARIDSLLQEMLLGGTTIDLQYQSGPPNLNLEPLPGHVLPSNMSSVIHTAPDPSPETSLPSPSTSTGSEDYKLGSSAGPNAVAQLLPQTVIPKQEIL from the exons ATGAAGCTTTGTCAGTCCATCATGGACATGGATATGCCAGATTATGTTGACTCCTTGGACTCCTCTTATACCATGCTGGAATTTGACAACCTTCGGGTGCTCCCCAATAACACCG AGGCCATCGCAGCCGAATCGGCAAACACCAACCTGCTCACCAACGGCATCAGCTCCCTCTGCTCCATCTGTGGGGACCGGGCGACCGGCAAACACTATGGGGCATCCAGCTGCGATGGCTGCAAAGGCTTCTTCAGGAGGAGCGTCCGCAAGAACCATGTCTATTCCTGCAG GTTCAGCCGACAGTGTGTGATAGACAAAGACAAGAGGAACCAGTGCAGGTACTGCAGGCTGAAGAAGTGCTTCAGAGCTGGCATGAAGAAAGAAG CCGTGCAGAACGAGCGTGACAGGATCAGCATTCGCAGGAGCAGCTACGAGGACAACGGCTCGCTCTCCATCAACGTGCTCGCTCAGGCCGAGGCCATGGCACAGCAG TATTCATCGCTGAGCCCGGTGCACAGCGTGGACATTGCAATGAAGAAAGTTGCAACCATCAACGATGTGTGTGAATCCATGAAACAGCAGCTTCTGGTGCTGGTTGAATGGGCAAAATACATCCCGGCGTTTTGTGAGCTCCCGCTTGACGACCAG GTTGCCTTGCTCAGAGCCCATGCAGGGGAACACCTGCTGCTCGGGGTAGCCAAGCGGTCCATACCATACACCGATTTTCTGTTATTAG GGAATGACTTCATCATCCCAATGCACTGCCCAGAACTGGAAATCGCTCGTGTGGCCACCAGAATCTTGGATGAATTGGTGAAGCCCTTGAGGGACATCCAGATCGATGACAATGAGTACGCTTGCCTTAAAGCCATCATCTTCTTTGATCCAG ACTGCAAAGGCCTGAGTGAGCCTGGGAAGGTGAAGAACATGCGCTTCCAGGTCCAAGTCAACCTGGAGGACTACATCAATGATCGCCAGTACGACTCCCGAGGCCGGTTCAGCGacatcctcctcctgctgcccccgCTGCAGAGCATCACCTGGCAGATGATAGAGCAGGTCCAGTTCGTGAAGCTCTTTGGTGTGGCCAGGATTGACAGCTtgctgcaggagatgctgctTGGAG GAACCACCATTGATCTCCAGTACCAGTCAGGACCTCCCAACCTCAACCTGGAACCGCTGCCAGGACACGTCCTCCCAAGCAACATGAGCTCTGTGATTCACACCGCTCCAGACC CATCTCCTGAAACATCCCTTCCATCTCCTTCTACAAGCACAGGCAGTGAAGACTATAAACTAGGCTCTAGCGCAGGACCCAACGCCGTAGCGCAGCTCTTGCCTCAGACAGTGATACCCAAGCAGGAGATCTTATAG